CGCCGTCGGACAGGACGCATTGCAGCGCCATGACATAATCACGGGTAACACCATATTTCAGCCCGCGCAACCCGCCGGCATCTTCCATGACGTTGCCGCCCAGGGTCGAAATCTTCTGTGAACCAGGGTCGGGGGGATAGAACAGCCCTTTCTCGTCCGCTGCGTTGAATAGATCGAGGGTCACGACACCCGGTTCAACGGTTGCGGTCAGATTTTCTTCGTCAATTTCCAGAATCCGTTTCATCCGGTTCAGACACATCACCATCCCGCCACGCGCGGCGACACTGCCGCCGGAGAGGCCGGTCCCGGAACCACGCGGCGTGACCGGCAGACCGTTTTCGCGGGCTACCTGTAATAAAGCCACCACCGCTTCGGTCGTCGTCGGATAGACGACAACATCAGGTGGAAGGTGGATGCCGGGGGTTGAATCATAGCCAAGGACCAGCAAATCCTCGCGTTCATAGAGCATATTGTCCTTTCCGACAATCTGCTGCAAACGGGAAACCACGGGGGGAGAAATCATGCACACCTCACATTAACTGCTTTGACGACGCGCTCAGTCACCAGCTTTTTCTGCATCTGCCAAAATCCGTACGACCAGCACTGGCCACTCGGAACGATGCAGCACTTTCTGGGTGGTGGTGCCGAGCAGGGACTCACCGAGAATCGAATGACGGTGACTGCCGAGGACGATCAGATCGGCATCGATCGCCCGCGCCTGGGCAAGAATAACGTCACAGGCCTGTCCATCAAGAACCCGAATATCCGCTACCCGCGCTTCACCTTCAGCCGCCCGGGACAACTCTGCGGCACAGAAATCGTGCAGGCGTTGAACGATGGTGGCCTTGACCTGCTCCCGCGCATCACAATGCAATTGCTCACTGGCGGCGGGTGAAATATGCAGCTCAACGAGACTTTGGCCAAAAGTCGACAGCGGTTCTGCGGCATTGACAATCACGATGCGGGCGTCGTGCTGCTGCGCCAGACTGAGCGCATAGCGGAAGACCTGCGAAGCCCCCGGACCGAGGTCGGTAGCGTACAGAATATTTATAATTTTCGGTAGCATCTCTCATTCTCCTAGTTAGCCGCCGAAGAAGACCGTCGGCAGCCAGGTGATAATCTCGGGGAAATATATCATGGTCGCCAGGCCAACGATCTGGATGGCGACAAACGGCAGAATCCCCTTGTAGACATGCCCCATGGTGTATTCCGGGGGCGCCACGCCCTTGAAGTAGAAGAGCGAGTAGCCGAACGGCGGGGTCAGAAATGACGTCTGCAAGTTGACGCAGATGAGCATCGCGAACCACAGCGGATTGAAATCGAGGTCCATGGCGATCGGGGTAAAGATCGGCACCACCACCAGCAGGATCGCCGCCCAGTCGATAAACATCCCCATCACGAAAACCACCGCCATCATGATCGCCAGCACCACGTAGGGGCTGACATCCATCCCCAGCAGCAGATCGGCCACGGCATCACCGCCGCCCATGCTGAGGAAGACCACCGAAAAGAGCTTGCCACCGATAAAGAGCAGCATGATCATCGCGGTGGTGCGGAGGGTCGCGGTCGATGCCTGGACGATCACCTCGCGGTTGTACTTGCGCCCGACAATCGCCAGCACCACGGCACCGACACAACCAAGCGAGGCGGCCTCCGTCGGTGTGGCGACTCCGGCGAGGATCGTGCCCATGACGGTCAGGATCAGACCGAACGGCGGGACGAAGCTGGTCAGCGTCATGCGAACCTTTTGGCGGGTGCTGTAGGTGCGCTCTTCCATCGGAATCGGCGGCCCCAGGGTGGGGTTGATGAAACAGCGCACTGCGACATAAATCAGGTACATTCCCGACAGCAGCAGGCCAGGTAAAATCGCCCCGGCAAAGAGGTTGCCGACGCTGGTCTCCTTCATCCCGGTCAGGCCGCCGTAGACGACCAGCATGATCGAGGGCGGAATCAGAATCCCCAGCGTCCCCGAGGAGCAGATGATCCCGGCCGACAGGCTCTTGTCGTAACCACGCCGTAGCAACGCCGGGCCAGCCATCAGGCCCATCGCCACCACCGAGGCGCCGACGATGCCGGTGGTCGCGGCGAAAACCGTCGACACCACGATCACTGCCATCCCCAGCCCGCCGCGCAAACCGCCGAGCACGATATAGAGGGCATCGAAGAGCGCCTCCGAAACCTTGGAGCGATCGAGCACCTGCGCCATAAAAATAAACAGCGGCACAGCGACCAGCGTGTAGTTCTGAAACAGCCCCCAGGAATTATTGACAAAGAGATCGAGCAGCGCCGGGACATTACCACCGTTGTCGATCAGACCGAAGATGGTGGCGACGCCAGCCAGGGTGATGGCCAGGGGATGCCCGAGGGCAATGGAGGCCATCAGGAACACAAACATCGAAATTGCGAGGAATTCTGGACTCATAAGAATCTATCTCCAGCTGACGTATCAAGCTTTACCGGTAAGGGAGCGAAAATCGTGTAACCCCTTGGCAACACCCTGCAACAGCAGCAGAATAAAACCGATCGCCATCAGGGTCTTGAACGGGTAGAGCGGCGGAGCCCAGGACGTCGAAGCGTGCTCCCAGTTACGCCACGAATCGGCGGCGTAAATCCCCGACCAGACCGACAGCATGCCGACCGTGGGGAGGAAAAGAACCAGGGTCGTCAGCAGGCGCAGCATGGTTCGCGGCCGCTCTGGCAACCGCGCTTCAAAGACGTCGATGGCGACATGGCCGTCGTGCTTGTAGGTATAGGCGAGGCCGAGCATAAAGTGGATGCCGTAAATCAGGGTGGTCGCTTCAAACACCCAGATCGTCGGCGCGTTGAACAGGTAGCGCATCACCACCTCATATGCGACCACCAGCACCAGGGGAAGGATCAGAAAAGAGGTCAAGTAGCCGATCTTTTCGTTGATCCCGTTAATGCTCTTCTCAATCAAGAACATCTGTGAACCTCTCTTGGTAAAGATGCCGTTGTCGGCATCCGTAAAGACCGGTCGGGAGCCATGGCTCCCGACCGGTAACCTGCCGGTTGTTACTGAAGATGCTTGCCCTTGATGTAGTCAGCGCTCGGCCAGGGGGCCACGCGGCTCTTGATTTCACGCCACGGGGCGTAGTCCTCGCGGAACTGCTCCTGGGAATCGAGGGTCTTCTTCACGTCGGGATACTTGGCCTTGAGCCCCTCGATATACTCGCGGGTGGTCTTGGCGAAGGTGTTGAGGGTTTCGTCGTCCATGGTCACGAATTCGACTTTCTTCTTGAATTCCTTGATCGCCTGGGTGTTCAGGTTTTCCATCCAGGCCGCGCTCCAGAGCTGGGTCTCCTTGGCGGCGGTCTTGACGATCCACTTGAGGTCGTCGGGCAGCTTGTCCCAGGCGTCCTTGTTGAAGAAGACGGAACACTGGGAGGCGTTCTGGTGCACGCCCGGTTCGATGACGTATTTGGTAATATCGTCGAAGCCCATCGGCAGGTTCATGGCTGGCGAGCTGAACTCGGCCGCATCGATCACGCCGCGCTCCAGAGCGAGGTAGACCTCGCCGCCCGGCAGCGGCGAGACGCTGGCGCCCAGCTTGTTGAGGATATCCATGTACCAGCCGACAGTGCGCACGCGCATGCCTTTGAAGTCGGCCATCTTGGTCGCTTTCTTGTTGGACATCATCCCCATGTCCTGCCCGGTCTGGCCAGCGGGGAAGACGACGAGGTTGTAGCGCCCGTAAAGTTCCTGCATCTGCTCCAGCCCGCCGCGCTCGTAGAGCCAGATGTTATACCCCTCGGGGTCGAGCCCGAAAGGGACGTCGGCAAAGGAGACGAAGTTCTCGTTCTTCCCTTTCCAGTAACCCGGCCAGTCGTGGCCGACCTCGGCCGAACCCTTGCTGACCGCATCGAACGTTTCCATCGCCCCCACCAGTTCTCCAGCGGAGAAGACCTTGATGTCGAGCCGACCGCCCGAGGCGAGTTTGACGGTGTCGGCAAAGTGCTGCGCGACGTCGTAGAAGAGCAGGCCCTTGCTCCAGGGCATGACCATCTTCCACTTGAATTTCTGGTCTGAGGTCTTGATGGTGCGTAGCTCCTTCTTGACCTCCTCGTGACGCTTGTCGACGCCGAATTTCTCGCGCTTGGCGGCAAATGCCTGCGGTGTCGCAAGCAGCGCTGCAATCACCAGTAAACTGAACAACAACCTGAATTTTTTCATTTTCTGCTCCTTTTGTGTGGTCTTAAGTGCCCCAAGGAAATATGCCGACCACCGATAGCCGTGCATACCATTTAAATCGTCTTACCTATTTTCGTCTAATTGGACATTCCATTGTTATGGTCTTACCAATTTTATTTAAGTTTATTTAAACTCCTCAGACAATGTCAAGAAAAAAATAAAATATCGTTTGTTTTGATTTACAGAAAGTCTCAATCCATCATATAAATTGAAAATTAATTATTTTAATCAGCTATTTAGGAAACAAAATGGTTTATATCATCGCGCTCTTTAAATTTTTATTATTGACAGGAAAGGTGACATCATCTAGGATTGTTTACAATTGGTAAGACCACTACGGAGAGCTACGGAGAGATATAATGGCTACACAAGGAACGCTTGAGAACTTCCGGGCCGCAGCAACAGTCGCTGGCGCAACCACCGTGGCGCTGAGCACTCCGGCCGACATTGCCGCCTACATCCACCGCCACAGCAACGGTGATATCCTGCTACCCCCCTGCGTCAGCAGCAGCCGACTGCAACTGGCCAACGAGCTGACGGCCCAGGGCGCGACCGTTGTCACCGCCATCTCGCGAGAAACAGCGGCGGTCGCCGCCAGTGGCGTCACCGGGGTCAACTTCGCCATCGCCGACACCGGCACGCTGGTGATCGACAGCACCACCGAGACGCTGCGCCTCGCCTCCACCCTGCCGGAGAAGCATTTCGCGCTGCTCGATCCGCGCAACATAGTTGCCGACGACCGTGCTGCCGTTGCTTTGATGCAGCGTTTCCATCAGCACCAGCCGCGCAACTATCTGGCGTGGATCACCGGGCCGAGCCGCACGGCGGACATCGAGCGCGTCCTGACCATCGGCGTTCACGGCCCCCGTGAACTCCACATCCTGTTGATCGAGAACCTCGCGGACGATCCGCTGGAAGCATAAGGGGTGAAACGACCATGAATAAAGCACGCAGCCGTCACTATAAAGATCGCGTCGACCGGGCGCTGGCCTCACCGCAGTTGCAGGATGCCCTGCACAAATTCGGCGACGCCTATGCCGTCTCGCGCGCCAACGCCTTTGCCGCCTACGATTTCGAGGCACTGCGCGGCGGCATTGCCCGCATCAAGGATGAGGTACGTGACAACCATCAACGCTACCTCGACGAGTTCATCCGCAACGCCGCAGCCGCCGGCGCCACCGTCTATCTGGCAAGCGATGCGGCGGCGGCCAACGACTATATCGTGCGACTGGCCCAGCGGCGCAACGCGAAACGGGTGGTCAAAAGCAAGAGTATGGCGAGCGAGGAAACACACCTCAACAAGGCGCTGGAGAAGAACGGCGTCCACGCGCTGGAAACCGATCTGGGGGAATGGATCATTCAGCTGGCGGGGCAGCGCCCCAGCCACATGGTGATGCCGGCAATCCACATGTTCAAGGAAGAGGTTGCCGAACTGTTCAGCAAGGAAACTGGCCGTGCAGAACCGCCCGATATTGAACATCTGGTCAAGGTTGCGCGTGAGCAGTTGCGCCAGGGCTATCTCGCCGCCGACATGGGGATTTCCGGGGCGAATATCGCCATCGCCGAAACCGGCGGTCTGGTGCTGGTGACCAATGAAGGGAATGCGCGGCTGACGACCACCCTGCCGAAAATCCATGTGGCGCTGGTCGGGATCGACAAAATCGTCCCGACGCTGGCCGATGCTGTCGATATTGTCCGGGTGTTGCCGAAGAACGCCACCGGCCAGGCAATCACCTCTTATGTCAGCTGGATTCGCGGCGCCGTGCCGTGCGACGATACGGAGAAAGAACTGCATATCGTCCTGCTCGACAATGGCCGTTCACAACTGGCGGGGTCCCCATCGTGTCGTGACGCCCTGCGCTGCATCCGCTGCGGTGCCTGCGCCAACGTCTGCCCGGTCTATCAGACGGTCGGCGGTCATGTCTTCGGGCATATCTACATCGGCGCCATCGGCATCATCCTCACCGCCTTCTTCGACGGCCTCGACCAGGCCGCCGAACTGGTGCGCGCCTGTATCGGCTGCCGCGCCTGCGTCGAAGTCTGCCCCGGCAAGATCGATCTGGAGAGCATCATCCTTCACCTGCGCGAAGAAATGGGTGATTACGAGGGGATCGGCACCGGCAAATCGCTGGTCTTCAAAAACGTGCTGCGCAACCGCAAACTGTTCCACTCGCTGCTGCGCACCGCCAGCCTGCTGCAGAAACCGCTGACCCGCGGCGAGCGGACCATCCGCCACCTGCCGTTGTTCTTCTCTTCATTGACCGAATGGCGCACCCTGCCGGCAGTGGCCGACCAGCCGTTGCGCGACCTCTGGAGCAAGCTGCCGCAACCGGTGCAACAGCCGCGCTACCGCGTCGCCTTCTTCGGCGGCTGTCTCAACGATTTCGTCTACCCGGAACTCGGTGAAAATCTGGTCACGGTGCTGAATCGCCTCGACGTCACCGTCGACTACCCCCTCGACCAGAACTGTTGCGGTATTCCGGCGCTCTATTCCGGCGATCGTGAGACCGCCACCGAACTGGCCAAACAGAACATTACCGCGCTGCTGGCGGGGAATCCCGACTATGTCGTCACCACCTGCCCGACCTGCACCATGTCGCTGCAACGTGATTTTGGTGAATTGCTCGGTGACGATCCGGCCTGGCGGGACAAGGCGGCCCGGCTGGCGGAGAAAACCCTCGACGTCTCCCGTTTCATCGTCGAAAAACTTGACGGCGTCAACCGCCTGAAAGGGCTGGCCGACCCGACCGGCGTAACCTATCACGACTCCTGCCACCTCAAACGCGGTGCCGGAGTCTGGCGCGAACCCCGGGCGCTCCTCGCGGCCAGTGGTCGCGAAGTCAACGAAATGGCCCATGCCGACCGCTGCTGCGGCTTCGGTGGCTCCTACTCGTTCACCAGTCATCCCAATATCGCCAAACGGATTCTCGGCGACAAGGTTGACGACATCAAGGCCAGCGGCGCCCCGTGCGTCGCCATGGACTGCCCCGGCTGCCTGATGCAGATTCGCGGCGGCCTTGAAAAACAGGGCGTGCCGGTCCGCGCCGCCCACACCATCGAACTCCTCGCCGAAATGCTCGATTAACCGGGTTCCGAGGCGTTACCTCCCTCTCTCCTCGCCCCGGCTGCCGTAAACGGCCGGGGCATTTTTTTTGCTGATTTTCACTTGACGTTGATTCTGCTGGCCCCTCGGCCCTTCATCCTTTTCAAAAAGACCAAACGGGTCGTCCCCGCTGTGACTGCGCTGGCTTTTGTTTCAGGTTGGGTTAGACTTGTTGAGGTAAGGGCTGATGATTTAACACCACCAGTGGAGGTTAACGATGTCCTATTATTTCAACAAAGAGATCGATGCAGACTTTGCGGACGCGATTACGCAGGTCACGGCGGAACTGAAAAAAGAGGGGTTCGGAATTCTGACGGAGATCGACGTCAAGGCGACGCTGAAAAAGAAGTTGAATGCCGACTTTCGCCCCTACACCATCCTCGGTGCCTGCAATCCCCCCTTCGCCTACCAGGCGTTGCAGGCGGAACCGCGCATCGGTACGATGTTGCCGTGCAATGTCATCGTGCAGCAACTGGAAAACGGCAACATTGATGTTGCGGCGGTCGATCCGCTGGCGTCGATGCAGGCGATCCAGAACCCCGCGCTGCAATCCGTCGCCAGGGAAATTCAGCTGAAGCTGAAAAGGGTCATCGAGCAACTGTGACCCTCTCCAATCCATAAATTAGCCGCATCTGACCATCGTGTTACGACTTGGCCTGCCCGCCAAGCATACCGCGGATGGCCCCTTGCAAATCGGCCGGGAGCAAGATGGTTTTGGCGTTCGGGCTTGAGGCCTGTTGCTGTATAGCCTTAATGTAGGTCTCCCCCAGCAGGTAGCCGATAACCAGGTCGGCTTTGTCGGCACCGGCGGCACCAAGAACAGCGTGGATGGCGTTTTTCGAAGCCGTGGCCTGGATCTCCTTGGCTTTGGCGTCGCGCGCCGCTGCCGCCAGACGTCCATCGGCCTCAAGCATCACCGCATCCCGTTCCCCTTCGGCCCGGGTGACGGTTGCCCGGCGTTGACGTTCGGCGGCCGCTTGTTCTTCCATCGCGGTTTGCATTGTCGGCGACGGGTTAATGTCCTGGATCTCCACGCCCCGCAGCGTGATCCCCCAGTCGGAAAGATCATCGCTGATACCGGCCTTGAGCTTGGCTTTAATCTGGTCACGCGAGGAGAGCGCATCATCCAGCTTCATCTCACCGATGATTGAGCGCAGGGTGGTTTGCACCAGATTCTGGATACCGAGGCGGTAGTCCTCGATGCCGTAGACCGCCTTTTCCGGACTAACAACGTTGATGAAAGCCACGGCGTTGACCTGCAAGACCGCATTATCAGCGGAGATGACCTCCTGCCGGGCGGTATCGACGATCTGATCCTTGGTTGACACTTTATGCGCCACCGTGTCGATATAGGGGATGACGATATTGAGGCCCGGCCCAAGGGTAACATGATACTTGCCGAGCCGCTGCACAACATGCTTGCTGCCCTGGGGGACGATCCGTACTCCCAGAGCAATAGTGGATATCACCAGCAGACCAAAGACGCCGACCAGAACCAACCCTGCCATAAACTTACTCCTCTCGTTTGTCCGTGTTGGACGTAGTGTTTTGCAGTTGGGCGGGGACGACCAGCAGGGCATTCCCGATAACCTCTTTGACAACCATGGTGTCACCGACCTTGGCGCTGCCTTCGACCAGACACGGCCAGGTGTCGGACCCGAGGATCGGCACGCTGAAGCGGCATTCCCCGCGACCACCCGAGGCAAGCGGTGATCTGGTCAACAAACAGCGTTCACCAAGAAAAGCTTCCCGAGCGGTCCCGGCCTTGGTCATATCCTTCGATAACGGCCTGATCCAGCGGAACCAGGCCGCAGTGAACCCCGCCGAGGACAGAACCCACAACAGCAACTGCCATTTAAGCTCCGGATCGAATCCAACCCAGGAAAACAGGCCAACCAGCAAGGCTCCAAGCCCGAACCAGATAATAGTAAATGAGGGAATAAACAATTCGGCCAGAATCAAAACCATTCCGAATACCAGCCAATGCCAGTAAAGAAGTTGGAACGCCACTCTCGTATCTCCTTTTTGCACTGTATGAGAACCCGTCAACCGCTTGATTCTCAATTTCCAGACTGTCTATCGACAGGGAATCCGACGTGAATATTTCACGCGGGATGAGCTCCTTGCCCAAATCGAAATCGCGATCGGGATCGTTCTTGTCATTCCCGCGCTGCCTGCGCGGATCAAGTCTTCGCGTTGACCCAGTTCTCAATCTTGAGGCCCGGGACTCTTGCAAATTCCTTCACATTGTTCGTCACCAAAACAGCCCCCAGAGAGAGAGCATGTGCGGCGATAAGCAAATCCATCGCCCCGATAATCTTCCCCTGTTGCTCCAGTGATGCCCGAATAATCCCGTAGGACTGCGTCGCTGCTTCACCGAACGGCAGAACTTCAATAGGAATCAGGAATTCAGATAGCGCTTCAGAATTGCGCTGTGGAGCCTGACTTTTTGCGACCCCATATTGAAGCTCAGCCAGGGTGATGGATGAAATTCCGATATCTCCTGGATGATATTGCTGAAAATGGCGCAACACCTCGTCTGGCTTGCGCTTGATGATGTAAATACAGCTATTGGTGTCGAGCAGGAGCATCAGAAATCTTCCCGATTTTCCAGCTGGGGTTGGAAACGATCGGCCATAAAGTCAGGCGAGAATTTATCCAGACTCGCCAAAAGAGTGTCCCATGACCCGGACATCGGGATCAACTGGACCACATTTCCGGTCTGTTTGATATAAACCTCCTGGCCGTCCAGACGGAACTCTTTGGGCAACCTGACGGCCTGACTTTTGCCATTCTGAAATAATTTTGCAGTTTTCATCGACGCCTCCGTTTTTAGCATATATCAAGAATATATACTTTCTGGAGAAATGGCAAGCCCTGCGTAAAAACCCAGATCCACCAGCACATTTTT
This genomic interval from Desulfuromonadaceae bacterium contains the following:
- a CDS encoding TRAP transporter large permease subunit, whose amino-acid sequence is MSPEFLAISMFVFLMASIALGHPLAITLAGVATIFGLIDNGGNVPALLDLFVNNSWGLFQNYTLVAVPLFIFMAQVLDRSKVSEALFDALYIVLGGLRGGLGMAVIVVSTVFAATTGIVGASVVAMGLMAGPALLRRGYDKSLSAGIICSSGTLGILIPPSIMLVVYGGLTGMKETSVGNLFAGAILPGLLLSGMYLIYVAVRCFINPTLGPPIPMEERTYSTRQKVRMTLTSFVPPFGLILTVMGTILAGVATPTEAASLGCVGAVVLAIVGRKYNREVIVQASTATLRTTAMIMLLFIGGKLFSVVFLSMGGGDAVADLLLGMDVSPYVVLAIMMAVVFVMGMFIDWAAILLVVVPIFTPIAMDLDFNPLWFAMLICVNLQTSFLTPPFGYSLFYFKGVAPPEYTMGHVYKGILPFVAIQIVGLATMIYFPEIITWLPTVFFGG
- a CDS encoding NfeD family protein, with amino-acid sequence MAFQLLYWHWLVFGMVLILAELFIPSFTIIWFGLGALLVGLFSWVGFDPELKWQLLLWVLSSAGFTAAWFRWIRPLSKDMTKAGTAREAFLGERCLLTRSPLASGGRGECRFSVPILGSDTWPCLVEGSAKVGDTMVVKEVIGNALLVVPAQLQNTTSNTDKREE
- a CDS encoding DUF302 domain-containing protein, whose product is MSYYFNKEIDADFADAITQVTAELKKEGFGILTEIDVKATLKKKLNADFRPYTILGACNPPFAYQALQAEPRIGTMLPCNVIVQQLENGNIDVAAVDPLASMQAIQNPALQSVAREIQLKLKRVIEQL
- the dctP gene encoding TRAP transporter substrate-binding protein DctP is translated as MKKFRLLFSLLVIAALLATPQAFAAKREKFGVDKRHEEVKKELRTIKTSDQKFKWKMVMPWSKGLLFYDVAQHFADTVKLASGGRLDIKVFSAGELVGAMETFDAVSKGSAEVGHDWPGYWKGKNENFVSFADVPFGLDPEGYNIWLYERGGLEQMQELYGRYNLVVFPAGQTGQDMGMMSNKKATKMADFKGMRVRTVGWYMDILNKLGASVSPLPGGEVYLALERGVIDAAEFSSPAMNLPMGFDDITKYVIEPGVHQNASQCSVFFNKDAWDKLPDDLKWIVKTAAKETQLWSAAWMENLNTQAIKEFKKKVEFVTMDDETLNTFAKTTREYIEGLKAKYPDVKKTLDSQEQFREDYAPWREIKSRVAPWPSADYIKGKHLQ
- a CDS encoding lactate utilization protein; translated protein: MATQGTLENFRAAATVAGATTVALSTPADIAAYIHRHSNGDILLPPCVSSSRLQLANELTAQGATVVTAISRETAAVAASGVTGVNFAIADTGTLVIDSTTETLRLASTLPEKHFALLDPRNIVADDRAAVALMQRFHQHQPRNYLAWITGPSRTADIERVLTIGVHGPRELHILLIENLADDPLEA
- a CDS encoding LUD domain-containing protein; amino-acid sequence: MNKARSRHYKDRVDRALASPQLQDALHKFGDAYAVSRANAFAAYDFEALRGGIARIKDEVRDNHQRYLDEFIRNAAAAGATVYLASDAAAANDYIVRLAQRRNAKRVVKSKSMASEETHLNKALEKNGVHALETDLGEWIIQLAGQRPSHMVMPAIHMFKEEVAELFSKETGRAEPPDIEHLVKVAREQLRQGYLAADMGISGANIAIAETGGLVLVTNEGNARLTTTLPKIHVALVGIDKIVPTLADAVDIVRVLPKNATGQAITSYVSWIRGAVPCDDTEKELHIVLLDNGRSQLAGSPSCRDALRCIRCGACANVCPVYQTVGGHVFGHIYIGAIGIILTAFFDGLDQAAELVRACIGCRACVEVCPGKIDLESIILHLREEMGDYEGIGTGKSLVFKNVLRNRKLFHSLLRTASLLQKPLTRGERTIRHLPLFFSSLTEWRTLPAVADQPLRDLWSKLPQPVQQPRYRVAFFGGCLNDFVYPELGENLVTVLNRLDVTVDYPLDQNCCGIPALYSGDRETATELAKQNITALLAGNPDYVVTTCPTCTMSLQRDFGELLGDDPAWRDKAARLAEKTLDVSRFIVEKLDGVNRLKGLADPTGVTYHDSCHLKRGAGVWREPRALLAASGREVNEMAHADRCCGFGGSYSFTSHPNIAKRILGDKVDDIKASGAPCVAMDCPGCLMQIRGGLEKQGVPVRAAHTIELLAEMLD
- a CDS encoding SPFH/Band 7/PHB domain protein — translated: MAGLVLVGVFGLLVISTIALGVRIVPQGSKHVVQRLGKYHVTLGPGLNIVIPYIDTVAHKVSTKDQIVDTARQEVISADNAVLQVNAVAFINVVSPEKAVYGIEDYRLGIQNLVQTTLRSIIGEMKLDDALSSRDQIKAKLKAGISDDLSDWGITLRGVEIQDINPSPTMQTAMEEQAAAERQRRATVTRAEGERDAVMLEADGRLAAAARDAKAKEIQATASKNAIHAVLGAAGADKADLVIGYLLGETYIKAIQQQASSPNAKTILLPADLQGAIRGMLGGQAKS
- a CDS encoding universal stress protein, which encodes MLPKIINILYATDLGPGASQVFRYALSLAQQHDARIVIVNAAEPLSTFGQSLVELHISPAASEQLHCDAREQVKATIVQRLHDFCAAELSRAAEGEARVADIRVLDGQACDVILAQARAIDADLIVLGSHRHSILGESLLGTTTQKVLHRSEWPVLVVRILADAEKAGD
- a CDS encoding type II toxin-antitoxin system VapC family toxin, translated to MMLLLDTNSCIYIIKRKPDEVLRHFQQYHPGDIGISSITLAELQYGVAKSQAPQRNSEALSEFLIPIEVLPFGEAATQSYGIIRASLEQQGKIIGAMDLLIAAHALSLGAVLVTNNVKEFARVPGLKIENWVNAKT
- a CDS encoding antitoxin, which gives rise to MKTAKLFQNGKSQAVRLPKEFRLDGQEVYIKQTGNVVQLIPMSGSWDTLLASLDKFSPDFMADRFQPQLENREDF
- a CDS encoding TRAP transporter small permease subunit, whose protein sequence is MFLIEKSINGINEKIGYLTSFLILPLVLVVAYEVVMRYLFNAPTIWVFEATTLIYGIHFMLGLAYTYKHDGHVAIDVFEARLPERPRTMLRLLTTLVLFLPTVGMLSVWSGIYAADSWRNWEHASTSWAPPLYPFKTLMAIGFILLLLQGVAKGLHDFRSLTGKA